In the genome of Campylobacter concisus, one region contains:
- the cutA gene encoding divalent-cation tolerance protein CutA, with protein MRILITSVAKKKEAKKLSKKLVKKGLAACVSSFSAKSIYLWQEKLCDEKEQILLIKTDAKFKKVAKFIRKHHSYETPEILALKPKEVFKKYENWIKKSTKKGKK; from the coding sequence ATGAGAATTTTAATCACCTCAGTCGCAAAGAAAAAAGAGGCAAAAAAACTAAGCAAAAAGCTCGTGAAAAAGGGACTTGCAGCTTGCGTGAGTAGCTTTAGCGCAAAGAGCATTTATCTTTGGCAAGAGAAGCTTTGTGATGAAAAAGAGCAAATTTTACTTATAAAAACGGACGCGAAATTTAAAAAAGTAGCTAAATTTATAAGAAAGCACCACAGCTACGAAACCCCAGAAATTTTGGCACTTAAGCCAAAAGAGGTTTTTAAAAAATATGAAAATTGGATAAAAAAATCAACCAAAAAAGGCAAAAAATGA
- a CDS encoding tetraacyldisaccharide 4'-kinase has protein sequence MFKKLNIFLHTWANEYFFRPNFFQILLAFLLLPLSFIYFLIVIFKKFTARKIDFGIKIISVGNLTLGGSGKTPLCVAIAKNFEGAFIILRGYKRKSKGMQVVARNGEILLDVAASGDEAMIYATSLKNANVIVSEDRKLAIKYAKEYGAKYILLDDGFSKFDIAKFDILVRPNPEPRLKFCLPSGAYRYPFSFYKFADFIASEGQTHFRKSEILNKSEEMVLVTAIANPERLKPFFDECVAQVFFPDHYDFSKDELEEILKRYDSASLLMTQKDYVKAKDFGLPVSLIMLEVTLSEEFKKVLERQI, from the coding sequence GTGTTTAAGAAATTAAATATTTTCTTGCATACTTGGGCGAATGAATACTTCTTTCGCCCAAATTTCTTTCAAATTTTACTAGCATTTTTACTTTTGCCACTAAGTTTTATCTATTTTCTTATTGTTATTTTTAAGAAATTTACTGCTAGAAAAATAGACTTTGGCATAAAGATAATAAGCGTGGGAAATTTGACACTTGGAGGAAGTGGTAAGACCCCGCTTTGCGTGGCAATTGCTAAAAATTTCGAAGGTGCTTTTATCATTCTTAGAGGCTATAAAAGAAAAAGCAAAGGCATGCAAGTTGTCGCTCGAAATGGCGAAATTTTACTTGACGTAGCAGCAAGTGGCGATGAGGCAATGATATATGCCACAAGTCTTAAAAACGCAAATGTGATAGTAAGCGAAGATAGGAAATTAGCTATAAAATATGCCAAAGAGTATGGCGCAAAGTATATTTTGCTAGATGACGGATTTTCTAAATTCGACATAGCCAAATTTGACATTCTAGTGCGTCCAAACCCAGAGCCAAGACTAAAATTTTGCTTACCAAGCGGGGCTTATAGATATCCATTTAGCTTTTATAAATTTGCTGATTTTATCGCTAGTGAAGGACAAACTCATTTTAGAAAGAGTGAAATTTTAAATAAAAGCGAAGAAATGGTTCTAGTTACTGCCATAGCAAACCCAGAGCGTCTTAAGCCATTCTTTGATGAGTGCGTAGCTCAAGTCTTTTTTCCTGACCATTATGATTTTTCAAAAGATGAGTTAGAAGAAATTTTAAAAAGATATGATTCAGCCTCGCTTTTGATGACGCAAAAGGACTATGTAAAGGCAAAAGATTTTGGTTTGCCAGTATCGCTTATCATGCTTGAAGTTACACTAAGTGAAGAGTTTAAAAAGGTTTTAGAGCGACAAATTTAA
- a CDS encoding NAD+ synthase, whose amino-acid sequence MKEYQKIEETLVFSLKDKTKDKNLLLGVSGGIDSAVVATLCARAKPNETHALIMPTASSNRQNMDDALNLCEKLNMKYKVLSIEGILNAFYETIDVNLSNLRKGNLAARVRMSLLYDYSSSINALVIGTSNKSELMLGYGTIFGDLACAINPIGELYKSEIFEFAKHLGVDKNFINKAPSADLWDGQSDEGDIGYSYAVIDEILENLENNKEQVIKKFGLKAVSDIENRVVSNRFKRQMPLIVKI is encoded by the coding sequence ATGAAGGAGTATCAAAAGATTGAAGAAACTTTAGTTTTTAGCTTAAAAGATAAAACTAAAGATAAAAATTTGTTGTTGGGTGTTAGTGGAGGTATTGATTCTGCTGTGGTAGCGACTTTGTGTGCAAGAGCAAAACCAAATGAAACTCATGCACTCATCATGCCAACAGCATCATCAAACAGACAAAATATGGATGACGCCTTAAATTTATGCGAAAAACTAAACATGAAATATAAGGTTTTATCCATAGAGGGCATTTTAAATGCCTTTTACGAAACGATAGATGTAAATTTAAGCAATTTAAGAAAAGGGAATTTAGCAGCTAGAGTTAGAATGAGCTTGCTTTATGATTATTCATCTAGTATAAACGCTCTAGTTATCGGAACAAGCAACAAAAGTGAGCTTATGCTTGGATACGGTACGATATTTGGGGATTTAGCATGTGCGATAAATCCTATCGGAGAGCTTTACAAAAGTGAAATTTTTGAATTTGCAAAACATCTTGGGGTTGATAAAAATTTTATCAACAAAGCACCTTCGGCTGATTTGTGGGATGGTCAAAGTGACGAAGGCGACATAGGTTACAGTTATGCTGTTATTGATGAGATTTTAGAAAATTTAGAAAATAACAAGGAGCAAGTCATCAAAAAGTTTGGATTAAAAGCAGTATCGGATATAGAAAATAGAGTTGTTTCAAACAGGTTTAAACGACAAATGCCGTTGATAGTGAAAATTTAA
- a CDS encoding MBL fold metallo-hydrolase — protein sequence MRVIHKSFGDFGTNCYIVTKNDSSLVIDPGDGAKEWVLQNAKNLKAILCTHGHFDHIFDAGKLKDELEIPVYINKFDAFMCESDIFDYMKSTFAPDVLVDNDENFNIDDFCIKFHHFPGHTPGCSMIEIDDTMFSGDFLFRGSIGRWDFPFSDKNEMLKSLEKCKNLKGNFTLYPGHGEGSTLEVEQNNIDYWIDIVKNS from the coding sequence ATGAGAGTAATACACAAAAGTTTTGGAGATTTTGGCACTAATTGTTACATCGTTACAAAAAATGATTCATCTTTAGTGATAGATCCAGGAGATGGGGCAAAAGAATGGGTTTTACAAAATGCCAAAAATTTAAAAGCCATCCTTTGTACTCATGGGCATTTTGATCATATTTTTGATGCTGGTAAGTTAAAAGATGAGCTAGAAATTCCAGTTTATATTAACAAATTTGATGCTTTCATGTGTGAGAGTGATATTTTTGATTATATGAAAAGTACTTTTGCTCCAGATGTTTTAGTTGATAATGATGAAAATTTTAACATTGATGATTTTTGCATCAAATTTCATCATTTTCCAGGACATACACCAGGCTGCTCGATGATAGAGATAGATGACACGATGTTTAGTGGGGATTTTTTATTTAGAGGAAGCATAGGACGCTGGGATTTTCCTTTTTCAGATAAAAACGAGATGCTAAAAAGCCTAGAAAAGTGTAAAAATTTAAAAGGCAACTTCACGCTTTATCCAGGGCACGGAGAAGGCAGTACACTAGAGGTCGAGCAAAACAATATTGATTATTGGATAGATATAGTAAAAAATAGCTAA
- the grpE gene encoding nucleotide exchange factor GrpE, whose product MSEEVKEQNLPEVEPVQEAASDSVNLDALGDISKVEKLEKELGEITDKYYRANAEFENIKKRYEKEKADVASYANEKFARDLLPVIDALEIAANFDPEDDEFAKKIKEGILITINQFKKCFEKHGVSEIATDAEFDPNVHNAVLRVDSEEKQSGQIVQALQKGYMINGRVLRPAMVSVAN is encoded by the coding sequence GTGAGCGAAGAGGTAAAAGAGCAAAATCTACCTGAGGTCGAGCCAGTGCAAGAGGCAGCTAGCGATAGCGTAAATTTAGACGCACTTGGCGATATCTCAAAAGTGGAAAAGCTCGAAAAAGAGCTTGGCGAGATCACTGATAAATATTACAGAGCAAATGCTGAGTTTGAAAATATTAAAAAGCGTTATGAAAAAGAGAAAGCAGACGTTGCAAGCTATGCAAATGAGAAATTTGCAAGGGACTTGCTACCAGTCATCGATGCGCTCGAGATCGCTGCAAATTTTGACCCAGAGGATGATGAATTTGCCAAAAAGATCAAAGAGGGCATTTTGATAACAATAAATCAGTTTAAGAAATGTTTTGAAAAGCATGGCGTGAGCGAGATCGCAACTGATGCCGAGTTTGATCCAAATGTGCATAATGCCGTTTTAAGGGTCGATAGCGAAGAGAAGCAGAGTGGTCAAATCGTGCAAGCTTTGCAAAAAGGCTATATGATAAATGGTAGGGTTTTGCGCCCAGCTATGGTCAGTGTAGCAAACTAA
- a CDS encoding HrcA family transcriptional regulator, whose translation MNKTNKRNLILNSIIEAYLQNNAPIGSNELGSRMSVAIPASTIRVYFKKLSDEGEITKLHISGGRIPTIAAMRRYWSEIFAKSDINLEINDPRSLKILCDEFELYCMIFGTIDKELLEILNLDDRYLVLNFSGDEIVIKFDARMYKFLNNLIGVSLDKLELICSQVGLSELKNKIRELKRTKIYFQENEILAFDMFKDRRFKMVFDPSFSLQMDEELTFSPMFDENYMGLKFKANYLGSEAQMICAGSVYTDYVKFINLIKEAA comes from the coding sequence GTGAATAAAACAAATAAACGCAATTTGATACTAAATTCTATCATTGAAGCCTATTTGCAGAACAATGCGCCTATTGGCTCAAACGAGCTTGGCTCTCGCATGAGCGTGGCGATACCAGCATCTACGATACGTGTTTATTTCAAAAAGCTTTCAGATGAGGGTGAGATCACAAAACTTCACATCAGTGGCGGTAGGATCCCAACCATTGCTGCGATGAGAAGATATTGGAGTGAAATTTTTGCTAAAAGCGACATAAATTTAGAGATAAATGATCCAAGAAGCTTAAAGATACTCTGTGATGAGTTTGAGCTTTATTGTATGATTTTTGGCACAATCGACAAAGAGCTGCTAGAAATTTTAAATTTAGATGATAGATATCTGGTCTTAAATTTTAGCGGTGATGAGATCGTTATCAAATTTGATGCTAGGATGTATAAATTTTTAAACAACCTTATCGGAGTTAGTTTAGACAAGCTTGAGCTTATCTGCTCTCAAGTTGGCTTAAGCGAACTAAAAAACAAGATAAGAGAGCTTAAAAGGACTAAAATTTACTTCCAAGAAAATGAGATTTTAGCCTTTGATATGTTTAAGGATAGACGCTTTAAGATGGTTTTTGACCCAAGTTTTAGCTTGCAGATGGATGAAGAACTTACATTTTCTCCTATGTTTGATGAAAATTACATGGGGCTTAAATTTAAAGCAAACTACCTTGGTAGCGAGGCGCAGATGATCTGCGCTGGCAGTGTTTATACTGATTATGTGAAATTTATAAATCTAATAAAGGAGGCCGCGTGA
- a CDS encoding DegT/DnrJ/EryC1/StrS family aminotransferase, with product MREIPFYRPTITERESELIEEALHSENTTNIVARFEEKLKEYFGAKFVVTTNNIAAAHHLALSALDTKRGDKVICSINAFPSIAQAVRHFDAEPIFVDVDEEDFNICPDALEKVLKEQNHKKLKCAFISHIAGQSARMDEITAVCEKYGVKILDDANRGMGLTYNGKKVGSDSFLSCFQTHSRVQNPISTVGFFTTNDEEIYKRAKLLRNYALVNGIDKFGSLSYIYDVVDIGLKYDINSINAAFSIAQLERTDKLIQRRQEIAKIYDKELGECRNITIPVKKREHIYTQYIIKINKNRDGFARELLEHGIHTSLHYIPIHLLSYYKNKYSLKVNDFPNALKNYQQVLSLPIYHSLSDEEVQYICNKVKEISKTRV from the coding sequence ATGAGAGAGATTCCGTTTTATAGACCAACTATCACTGAGCGTGAAAGTGAGCTTATTGAGGAGGCTTTGCACTCTGAAAATACTACTAATATCGTTGCTAGATTTGAAGAGAAGTTAAAAGAGTATTTTGGTGCAAAATTTGTAGTTACCACAAATAATATCGCAGCCGCACATCACTTGGCACTAAGCGCGCTTGACACTAAACGCGGAGATAAGGTCATTTGCTCCATAAATGCTTTTCCTAGCATTGCACAAGCTGTTAGACATTTTGATGCTGAACCTATTTTTGTGGATGTTGATGAAGAAGATTTTAACATCTGCCCAGATGCCCTTGAGAAAGTACTAAAAGAACAAAATCACAAAAAATTAAAATGTGCTTTTATCTCTCATATCGCAGGTCAAAGTGCTAGGATGGATGAGATAACGGCGGTTTGTGAGAAATACGGCGTAAAAATTTTAGATGATGCAAATCGCGGTATGGGACTAACATACAATGGTAAAAAAGTTGGCTCAGACTCCTTTTTGTCATGCTTCCAGACACATTCGCGTGTACAAAATCCTATATCAACGGTTGGATTTTTTACGACAAATGATGAGGAAATTTATAAAAGAGCAAAATTACTTCGCAACTATGCTCTTGTAAATGGCATTGATAAATTTGGTAGCTTGAGTTATATTTATGATGTCGTAGATATTGGCTTAAAGTATGATATAAACTCGATAAATGCAGCATTTTCTATTGCGCAGCTAGAAAGAACAGATAAGCTCATACAAAGAAGACAAGAGATCGCAAAAATTTATGATAAAGAGCTTGGTGAGTGCCGCAATATAACAATCCCTGTCAAAAAACGCGAGCACATTTACACTCAGTATATTATTAAGATAAACAAAAATCGTGATGGCTTTGCTAGAGAGCTTTTGGAGCATGGCATTCACACATCATTGCACTACATACCGATACATTTACTAAGTTATTATAAAAATAAATACTCGCTTAAAGTAAATGATTTTCCAAATGCTTTAAAAAATTATCAGCAAGTGTTGTCATTGCCTATTTATCATAGTCTGAGCGATGAAGAGGTGCAATACATCTGTAACAAAGTAAAAGAAATTTCTAAAACTCGTGTTTAA
- the thrC gene encoding threonine synthase: protein MRLIPTRSVKDEKVKNVNLSTAMLSPSSAHGGLYAPKKLPKITRSKWQEFSQLSYEKLALCIISLFKFDVPEAFFKKAVKRYASFDDPKHPVIFKKIDKNLYVNELYHGPTRAFKDMALQPFGSLLSQLAKERGERYLIMCATSGDTGPATLQTFANDENIKVVCLYPDGGTSEVQKLQMQTMQGENLKVFGIKGDFDDAQRALKTLLANDKFKAELKKKRLKLSAANSVNFGRILFQIIYHAYAYANLLKQKALKANESFDIIVPSGNFGNALGAYYAKKMGAKIGKIKIASNANNILTQFFTTGVYDLRDKKLVKTISPAMDILISSNVERLLFDKFGSVRTNELMQSLAKNKFYKLSKQELEALKEDFEASWCDDKECETYIAKLAKDGYAIDPHTATCFKMVDASRINVITSTAHWVKFTPSMIKACQIKDTKDEKDALAKTAKILNDSVPSSINSLFSAKILHKNIIKEDEIEKCVLEWIER from the coding sequence ATGAGACTAATACCAACTAGAAGCGTAAAAGATGAAAAGGTAAAAAATGTAAATTTAAGCACAGCCATGCTTAGCCCAAGCTCCGCTCACGGCGGACTTTATGCGCCAAAAAAGCTTCCAAAAATAACAAGATCAAAGTGGCAAGAGTTCTCACAATTAAGCTACGAGAAGCTAGCACTTTGCATTATCTCGCTATTTAAATTTGATGTGCCAGAGGCTTTTTTCAAAAAGGCGGTTAAGAGATACGCGAGTTTTGACGATCCAAAGCACCCAGTCATTTTTAAAAAAATAGATAAAAATTTATACGTAAATGAGCTATATCACGGCCCAACTAGGGCATTTAAGGATATGGCGCTTCAGCCCTTTGGCTCGCTGCTTAGCCAGCTAGCAAAAGAGAGAGGCGAAAGATATCTTATTATGTGCGCAACTAGCGGTGACACGGGCCCTGCGACACTTCAAACCTTTGCAAACGATGAAAATATCAAGGTCGTTTGCCTCTATCCAGACGGCGGCACGAGCGAGGTGCAAAAGCTTCAGATGCAGACTATGCAGGGTGAAAATTTAAAGGTTTTTGGCATAAAAGGCGACTTTGACGACGCTCAAAGGGCGTTAAAAACGCTACTTGCAAATGATAAATTTAAGGCTGAGCTGAAGAAAAAGCGCCTTAAACTAAGCGCGGCAAACTCGGTAAATTTTGGCAGAATTCTCTTTCAGATCATCTACCACGCCTACGCCTACGCAAATTTGCTAAAACAAAAGGCGCTTAAGGCAAACGAGAGCTTTGATATCATCGTGCCAAGTGGAAATTTCGGCAATGCACTTGGAGCATACTACGCTAAAAAAATGGGCGCAAAGATCGGCAAGATCAAGATCGCCTCAAACGCAAACAACATCTTGACGCAGTTTTTCACCACTGGCGTTTACGACCTAAGAGACAAAAAGCTGGTTAAGACGATAAGCCCAGCTATGGATATTTTGATAAGCTCAAACGTCGAGCGCTTGCTATTTGATAAATTTGGCAGCGTTAGAACCAACGAGCTCATGCAAAGCCTAGCTAAAAATAAATTTTATAAGCTTAGCAAGCAAGAGCTTGAGGCGCTAAAAGAGGACTTTGAGGCTAGCTGGTGCGACGACAAAGAGTGCGAGACATACATCGCAAAGCTCGCAAAGGACGGCTACGCGATCGATCCGCATACGGCTACTTGCTTTAAGATGGTGGATGCTAGCCGCATAAACGTCATCACATCGACTGCGCATTGGGTGAAATTTACGCCAAGCATGATCAAGGCGTGCCAGATTAAAGATACAAAGGATGAAAAAGATGCGCTGGCAAAAACTGCTAAAATTTTAAATGACAGCGTACCAAGCTCGATTAATTCGTTATTTAGCGCGAAAATTTTACACAAAAATATCATAAAAGAGGACGAGATCGAAAAGTGCGTCCTAGAATGGATCGAGCGATGA
- a CDS encoding major outer membrane protein, which yields MKITKVSLAALVALGAFSSVASATPLEEAIKNVDLSGFARYRYTNDSTKSSKVNDTVKGNGAGHAFRMETAFKAAIDDNFFGVLRLRYSATDGSGDNAGAGTDKTNTTGSFGVYEMYLGYKVANTTITAGKQLVKGFFIDSDIAGTGLKVVSTDVPGLTLTAAAYDAIDNDAEIDRKDPVPPATVGDPKKDAFGHIKYKAKSPDIDGPLLSRLGSDEFSDAAGNIYNLGAMGSYDPVSFKVAITNIQEVATLYGTEAGVSFNVTDDVNLNLKGQYAYSDSDHKKVVDATFWAVQAGTKLFGAKLNAGYLDFDAKNKENDAKNKDKIAFTSIDGNGQLINPTKILNGVMSGGQQYYNNIKGNNDYWFVNAGYDIDKFGFGAGYTQGKGTSYALGKERAKRNEWYLDASYKYSKKLTFLSWYAAAKDKKDSESFKQNRIRFEAKYSF from the coding sequence ATGAAAATTACAAAAGTTAGCTTAGCTGCTTTGGTTGCTTTAGGTGCATTTTCAAGCGTTGCAAGTGCAACTCCACTTGAAGAAGCTATAAAAAATGTAGATCTTTCAGGATTTGCAAGATATCGTTATACAAATGATAGTACTAAAAGTTCAAAAGTTAATGATACTGTAAAAGGTAATGGTGCTGGCCATGCTTTTAGAATGGAAACAGCATTTAAAGCTGCAATAGATGATAACTTCTTTGGTGTTTTGAGACTAAGATATTCTGCTACAGATGGTTCTGGTGATAATGCAGGAGCTGGCACAGATAAAACAAACACAACCGGATCATTTGGTGTATATGAAATGTATCTAGGCTACAAGGTAGCTAATACTACTATCACAGCTGGTAAACAACTTGTCAAAGGTTTCTTCATTGATAGTGATATAGCTGGCACTGGTCTAAAAGTAGTAAGTACTGACGTGCCTGGTCTTACTTTAACAGCTGCTGCTTATGATGCTATTGATAACGATGCTGAAATAGATAGAAAGGATCCAGTTCCTCCTGCAACAGTTGGAGATCCAAAAAAAGATGCTTTTGGACACATTAAATATAAAGCTAAAAGCCCAGATATAGATGGCCCATTATTGTCAAGACTTGGCAGTGATGAATTTAGTGATGCTGCTGGCAATATCTATAATTTAGGTGCTATGGGTAGCTATGATCCAGTATCATTCAAAGTAGCAATTACAAATATCCAAGAGGTTGCTACACTTTATGGCACTGAAGCTGGTGTAAGCTTTAATGTAACTGATGATGTGAATCTAAACTTAAAAGGTCAATATGCTTATAGCGACTCAGATCATAAAAAAGTAGTTGACGCAACTTTCTGGGCAGTACAAGCTGGTACAAAACTATTTGGTGCTAAACTTAACGCTGGTTATTTAGACTTTGACGCTAAAAACAAAGAAAATGACGCTAAAAACAAAGACAAAATCGCATTTACATCAATTGATGGAAATGGACAGTTAATCAACCCAACTAAGATCTTAAATGGTGTAATGAGTGGTGGCCAACAATACTACAATAACATCAAGGGCAATAACGACTACTGGTTTGTTAATGCTGGGTATGATATAGATAAATTTGGCTTTGGTGCTGGATATACTCAAGGTAAAGGTACAAGCTATGCACTTGGTAAAGAGAGAGCAAAAAGAAACGAATGGTATCTTGATGCTAGCTACAAATACAGCAAAAAACTTACATTCCTTTCTTGGTATGCAGCTGCTAAAGATAAAAAAGATAGCGAAAGCTTTAAACAAAATCGTATAAGATTTGAAGCAAAATATAGCTTCTAA
- a CDS encoding DNA-binding protein, with protein sequence MIETSDIFNLLHNAVEAKNIGKKISQAKMAEELGVPMRTYQDWRLGNSKPQAAAAVCKLLCELDDDEILFVINKMRKLLGK encoded by the coding sequence ATGATTGAAACAAGTGATATATTTAATTTGCTTCACAATGCAGTTGAGGCAAAAAATATCGGTAAGAAAATTTCACAAGCAAAAATGGCAGAAGAGCTTGGTGTACCAATGAGAACATATCAAGATTGGAGGCTTGGCAACTCAAAGCCACAAGCTGCTGCTGCAGTTTGCAAACTTCTTTGTGAGCTTGACGACGATGAAATATTATTTGTTATCAATAAGATGAGAAAGTTATTAGGAAAATAG
- the kdsB gene encoding 3-deoxy-manno-octulosonate cytidylyltransferase produces the protein MIIIPARLASTRFNNKILKEINGVPMFVATALRVSGVDDVVVAVDESSVLEIAKAHGIKAVLTSKDHQSGTDRINEAAQILGLNESEIIINVQADEPFIEPKNIAKFRAFCEQNKEKAFMFSCCKKMDDEFADDKNLVKVVTDFEGYALYFSRSRIPFNRSECKSYKAHLGIYGYSVKSLKEFCVLATSSLENTEKLEQLRALENGKKIAMLEVESQSIGIDSEEDYQRALAKFGKK, from the coding sequence ATGATAATCATCCCAGCTCGCCTTGCTTCAACAAGGTTTAATAACAAAATTTTAAAAGAGATAAATGGCGTGCCAATGTTTGTGGCAACGGCTCTTAGAGTAAGTGGTGTGGATGATGTGGTGGTTGCTGTGGATGAGTCAAGCGTGCTAGAGATCGCCAAGGCTCACGGCATAAAAGCTGTGCTAACTAGCAAAGATCATCAAAGTGGCACTGACAGGATAAACGAAGCAGCGCAAATTTTAGGGCTAAATGAGAGTGAGATCATCATAAATGTTCAGGCTGATGAGCCATTTATTGAGCCTAAAAATATTGCTAAATTTAGGGCGTTTTGCGAGCAAAATAAAGAAAAGGCCTTTATGTTTTCTTGCTGCAAAAAGATGGACGATGAGTTTGCGGATGATAAAAATTTAGTCAAAGTAGTGACTGATTTTGAAGGCTATGCGCTTTACTTTTCAAGATCAAGGATACCATTTAACAGAAGCGAGTGTAAAAGCTATAAAGCGCATCTAGGCATCTATGGATACAGCGTAAAAAGCTTAAAAGAGTTTTGTGTTCTTGCTACTTCAAGCCTTGAAAATACCGAAAAACTTGAGCAGCTGCGCGCCCTAGAAAATGGTAAAAAGATAGCAATGCTAGAGGTTGAGAGTCAAAGTATCGGCATCGATAGCGAAGAGGACTATCAAAGAGCGTTAGCTAAATTTGGTAAGAAATAA